Within Astyanax mexicanus isolate ESR-SI-001 chromosome 2, AstMex3_surface, whole genome shotgun sequence, the genomic segment TCCTCCATCATACGCTGTCAGAATTAATTTATGCTCTTCTTGTTGCTCTCTGTCTAAAGGTGTTTGTAAAACCATTTCAACATACTTAGTCCCATCACTACGTGAAAATTCTTTTAGTGAGAAAATATCGGCTGGTTTCAGAGTATAGCTCTGCAATGTGTTTAATCCAACGTCAGGATCGTGCGCATTTTCTAATGAAAATAACGACCCCCTGACGACAGATTCCATTATTTcaatattgatttcttttttttcaaaaaccGGAGCATGATCATTAACATCTAATATTTCTACATCGATTCTATGCAGCTCCATCGGGCTTTCTAGAATGATCTGAAAATGTAAGGAGCACGGAGTAACCTGGCCGCACAGCTCCTCTCTATCTATCCTCTCTCTCACTACCAGAGTCCCTTTATCTACATTTAGACCGATGTACTCACGACTGTCCTCCGAAAATATCCTTGCTCGACCAGATTTCAGTCTTTTTACATCCAAACCGAGATCCTGCACGATGTTTCCCACAACAGAGCCCTTACTCATCTCCTCAGGAATAGAGTAACGGACCTGCCCATGCGCTAGGGTCAGAACAAagcaaagaagaaaaataagcTTCATCTGCTTCAGTGATGTCATATCACGGGTAGAAGAAAGTTTCTTCTTTCAGCAAACAAATACGAAAGAAATCTTCTGTTGAAATGTTTATAAACCACACTTGCAGATTAAAAGGTGTGCATGGTTCAGTATAATAAAACTAAAGAGAAAAATAGAAGGTGAGAAAGAACGACGTCTGTGCGTGTTCTCGGTCTGTAGAGTTTATCTCGAATGAACGAGAGAGTGCGCAAACTCAGTAATGCCACAATATAGGGAGGATCATTCATTGAGAATGTAAAGCCTTCACACACTAACCAACAGCGTCACACAGAGTGCAAAAATGTTACtgcaacataaatataaaaacgtGGAACAAGAAAACGGAATACGTGTAGTGACCTTTGAATTACCGTGTAAGACTAGaactaaatgtattaaatagGCAATAATATAAATTATCTATAAAACGAGACGAAATTTAGAgacatgcttaaaattaaatataatatttacataaatTGTATTAAACTTAAACAGatattattttaacaatttaaagagACTCATGCTATGAACTCTATTTGGAAGAAATAACGTCAATTTCAGCACCAAGGACAGAGGCTTAACACGTCTAgtgaatattaaatttttttagaaCTGTTAGTCAACTTGAAAACACGAAGGGAAATGTGTATTAATAATATGAAAACTATAAATGATGACAATTATGATGActattattaataacaataataaccaaCCCTTACCTGATCTTCAAAATCGTCACTTATTAATTTCTCCCTCTGCGCATGTGTGAGAGTCTGTGTTCCATTTGTATCAAGACTAATGATGCTCTGAGTTGGTCTCATGTATTTCAGGTCACTCTTTCTGGAGTCAGTCGTCCTGCAGACCTCATAATTATACACATGCTGTAAAGTTCCTGTCCCCCCTACGTCTGCGTAAAGAGGTGGATAATATGGAATAACTGGCAGATTGGAACCTGATTTGTAAAACATCCTTTCACGTCTCCATCTGTAGCATTTGACTGACAGTATAGCTATAACGGACACGATGAAGAGAAAAGAAACAACAGCCAAGGCCAAGACTAGATAAAATGTCAGGTTGTCGTTGTAATCCTTGTCGTGCGTAAAGTCAGTGAACTCCGAGAGCACTTCAGGGAAACTGTCCGCCACCGCCACGTTAATATTGACTGTAGCTGAACGAGAGGGCTGTCCGTTGTCCTCCACTACAATAGTGAGCTTCTGCTTCACAGTATCTTTATCGGTCACCTGGCGCACAGTTCTTATTTCTCCATTCTGTAAGCCCACTTCAAACAGCGCCCTGTCTGTAGCTTTCTGCAGTTTATATGAGAGCCAGGCATTCTGTCCAGAGTCCACATCAACAGCCACCACTTTGGTCACGAGATATCCCACCTCTGCTGAACGAGGCACCATTTCAGCCACCACAGAGCCACCAGTCTGCACTGGATACAGAACCTGAGGCGCGTTGTCGTTCTGGTCCTGAATCACTATCTTAACACTCACATTGCTGCTGAGAGGAGGATTTCCTCCGTCCTGCGCTTTTACGCGAATATGAAACTCTTTTGTTTGCTCGTAATCAAAAGAGCGAACAGCAAGAATCTCTCCGCTTTCTGCATTCACTGAAATATAAGTCGAGGCTGAAACTCCATTCACGAGAACATCCTCAAGAAAATAGGAAATACGCGCGTTGTTACCAGAGTCTTTATCAGCTGCTTTCACTGCGAATACAGACACTCCAGGTGTGTTATTTTCCAGCACATAAGCGGTGTATGACTGACGCTGGAACAGAGGGGCGTTGTCATTTACATCAGATATTTTCAgattcagtgttttattagtaGAGAGTGAAGGAGAACCCTCATCAGTAGCtcttattgttatattatattccGAACATTTTTCTCGATCTAAAAACTGATCTGTGACTAAACTGTAGAAATTAGAGGAGGAGGATTTGATACGAAACGGTAAATCTAATTCCACTAAACATCTAATCTGACCGTTTTTACCGGAATCGACGTCTTTAATATTCAGCATCGCTATAACAGTCTCCGGGGCAGAATCCTCTGGGATGGGATTGGAAAACGAGATAACACTGATAACAGGGGCATTATCGTTAACATCAGTAATTTCAACCAGAACTTTACTGGTATCAGTTAGTCCTCCTTTGTCTCTGGCCTCAACATTCAGTTCGTAATGTTTCGATTTTTCATAAT encodes:
- the LOC111188173 gene encoding protocadherin gamma-A11-like isoform X38, giving the protein MKLLVFFSFVLVVAHGQVRYSIPEEMSKGSVVGNIVQDLGLDVKRLKSGRARIYTEDSREYIGLNVDKGTLVVKERIDREELCGQVTPCSLHFQIILENPMELHRIDVEILDVNDHAPNFTRKQIDFEISESATPGARFSLDNARDPDVGLNALQRYTLNPTDHFNLKELSRSDGTKYVEMVLQIHLDREQQEEHKLILTAFDGGNPQKSGTVKITVAVIDANDNPPVFSQPTYRVYLAENALTSAVVVSVSATDLDKGSNSEVTYSFSQSTATEAMDLFSIDSETGEIKVNGPLDYEKSKHYELNVEARDKGGLTDTSKVLVEITDVNDNAPVISVISFSNPIPEDSAPETVIAMLNIKDVDSGKNGQIRCLVELDLPFRIKSSSSNFYSLVTDQFLDREKCSEYNITIRATDEGSPSLSTNKTLNLKISDVNDNAPLFQRQSYTAYVLENNTPGVSVFAVKAADKDSGNNARISYFLEDVLVNGVSASTYISVNAESGEILAVRSFDYEQTKEFHIRVKAQDGGNPPLSSNVSVKIVIQDQNDNAPQVLYPVQTGGSVVAEMVPRSAEVGYLVTKVVAVDVDSGQNAWLSYKLQKATDRALFEVGLQNGEIRTVRQVTDKDTVKQKLTIVVEDNGQPSRSATVNINVAVADSFPEVLSEFTDFTHDKDYNDNLTFYLVLALAVVSFLFIVSVIAILSVKCYRWRRERMFYKSGSNLPVIPYYPPLYADVGGTGTLQHVYNYEVCRTTDSRKSDLKYMRPTQSIISLDTNGTQTLTHAQREKLISDDFEDQQKPPNTDWRFTQNQRPGPSGHYLFQSSPPRWTSSRRLRAAATPEVAVGTGPWPNPPTEAEQLQALMAAANEVSEATNTLGPGTMGLSTRYSPQFTLQHVPDYRQNVYIPGSTATLTANPQQPQQALPPPQVSAAQPEPPKAQTPASKKKSTKKEKK